Part of the Catalinimonas alkaloidigena genome is shown below.
CACCTATCAGCGCCTGTCTGATGCGGCCATGCTTTACAAGGAAGAAAAAACCTCTCTCCTTACTGAACCGTATCTCCAGTTTGCATTGAACTGGAGAGAGGAACAAAATACCAATCAGCCCTGGGCAGAAAGATATGATGATAACTTTGATGAAGTACTTGGCTACCTTAGAAAAAGCCGGAGAGAACAACAGCTTAAAGAAGCTGAAGAAAAAGCCGCAATAGAAGCAGAATATAAACGAAAAGAAGAAGAGCAAAAACAAAAAGCAAGACGGGCAAAAAAAATCAATTTGATCGTAGGGATTGCTGGAGGCATCTGCTTTCTACTGTTTATAGCAACCCTTTATTTTTATAACAAAGCAGACGGAAGCTTGCAAACTGCTGAAAACGCGCGCAGAGAATCGGACTCTTTGAAAGCAGAAATTCTGAGAAGAATGGGTTTTACAGATAAATCCGTTTCACTCAATGATATTGAACAGGTGTTCAAAGTCAAAGACATTCAGGATACTGTGAAAATGATTGAAAGTGGAGTAATCAATAGCAGCGATGCTGTATTGTTATCTGAGTATCAAAAACTTATGGGTGACGGAAACAGTAAGTTTTTGAATGAGGATAGTCTACTATCCATAGAAAGAAAAATTGGTATTCTTGAAAGTTATGAGCATGCGCAACAACTGTCAGGTGCTGGGGATGTCACGGTCAGTCAACACCTTAAAGCCTGGCAGAAGGCTGCTTCGCTTAGAAGAAATACTGATGAGTTTAGAGCAGTAAATACTAAACTTAAGGAATATACTGATATCGTTAATAAGTACGCTAACATTAGCAATCAGGATGATATACGCTTTTTGATGCATGAGCCAACGAGAGACGAAATTACCAATCCACCACTCTCACAGGATACTTTTAATGTAGGAAATGGCATACCGATTTATCTCTGGTTTAATGCGAATGATGCACCTAACAATACCGTAAAACTCGCATTTTATTCTGATGGAAAAAAAATTCTATATTCGGATAAGACTAAATCCAGCTTTCCTACCTGGACAGTACAATACTTTAATCCTGAGCAAGCTGAAAAACCTGCTGAAGTAAGGCTCTATAATGGAAGAGGAGATTTAATCGGTAAAAAGTCATTCACCTTAAGTCCATAAATAGCTTCCTTAATTTTTAATACTACAGACTACAGCCTTTCAAATGGATTAAAAACCGATTGATAAATATTTTCAGTTGATCGTTTTATTTCCACGCAGTGTTTTGATCTGATCAACCATGATGTGAACCTTTTCTTTAAGCAATGCCAAGGGTATATCCTCTGTTTGCATGCTTGTGAAAATCCAGTTGAGCATATCTTCCAGATGTATCGAACTAAGTTCTCCATCATCAAGATATCGCATTGACCATCCTAAAAATTTGCGCTCCTTAATACTACCGAAATGAATCAGGTTAATTACCTGATGCCGAATATCCATTTCTATTTCATTCATCAGGTCAACTACCTCTGTCTTGCTACCTTCCAGATATTGAAAAAACATGTTATGCATGAAGCATAAATACCCACTGATGTCTAATCTTTTGTTCTTTTGGATGGCATGTTGGGCAAGTGCTTTGAGCTTTGGCTCATCAAATTCTTCTAAAGCGATGCTGATATATGACAGCGCATAGATATCATTTAACATTGATGTGGCGTTTAGCTATATTAATATAGCCAAACCATTTCAATGATATGCTAGAATTGGTTAAAATGTTTGATCAAATAGCGTCAATAAGGTGACTACCCACGTTTTCAGCATCAAGCATTTTAATGACTTCATCTGTTCATGGATCCTTGCAATTGGTATATCCTTTCCTTTAACGGCATTAACCAGATCAATTTCTGTGTTTAGCACCTAATTGATATTCCATGGCGTGCCTACGCGTAACGGAATAAATTCTCCTTCCGGGCCTCCAATTAGTTCTGCAGGAATTGCCTGCACATCAATTTACCAGTAATGATCCAGCTTGGCATTGGCAGGTAAATCCGGTACGAGCTGTTTGTAGGCATTTTGCCTGAGAGCTTTAGAAGTTTTATTTTCTAAAGCCTTGGCTTGCAGTAAAGCATTATGTTTTAAGCCATAAGAAATACTGCTTTCCAAATCAAAAACCTGCTTATGCTGAGGCTTGCTGGATAAATCCCCTTAAATATTTTGAGTATTTGGGATTGAAACCTCTGACAATAGCAGAAAGAGCATGATAAGTTATCTCATGGCGAAACAGATTTCAATCAAATCACTTATCATGTCTGATTAGTTCTGTACATACAGAACTAATAATGTAAATTTTTAAGTTTCTCTTTTCTTTTTAATTTCTTCCCAGCGCTGAAACATACGCGGTATCTCGGTTTCAAAATAAAGATACATATCTCTCACATCTTTAAGCCCCGGGGTTAATTCGTTTTCCTTACCCGTACGCATTGCTAATACCTGGTTTAAAATATTTACCATTATGCGAAACTTTTCATGAATATTGATTTGTGCCATCCATCTTTCAGGAGCGACTCTGAAATACCTTCTTCTATCTCCGGGAAATGTCTTATAAGTTACCATCTCAGTCTGGTCCAGCGATTTGAGAGTGGTGCTTATTGAACTTTTGCTCGCCTGGAGATGATCCACAATTTCGTCAAAAGAACGGTAGGGAGGGTCTGAAAGCATTAAATATGCCAGCACTCTCCCTGCCATAGGTGTTAAACCAAGTTTATCAAATGACAAGCCTATGTTTTCCGTTTCATGTCTTAATTCTTCTTCAGTCATAACCTATAGTAATCCTGTACGATTATGATTCTATATACGAAAGAAACACAAGTTAGTTTTTTCAGTTCAATAAGTTCTGAACTAAAAACTATTCTATGTTTATCCATTTGTTTTCCTGGGAAGACTTAAATAAAGCGTCCAGTACTTTCATATTTGCGATAGCATC
Proteins encoded:
- a CDS encoding BLUF domain-containing protein, encoding MLNDIYALSYISIALEEFDEPKLKALAQHAIQKNKRLDISGYLCFMHNMFFQYLEGSKTEVVDLMNEIEMDIRHQVINLIHFGSIKERKFLGWSMRYLDDGELSSIHLEDMLNWIFTSMQTEDIPLALLKEKVHIMVDQIKTLRGNKTIN
- a CDS encoding GbsR/MarR family transcriptional regulator, with translation MTEEELRHETENIGLSFDKLGLTPMAGRVLAYLMLSDPPYRSFDEIVDHLQASKSSISTTLKSLDQTEMVTYKTFPGDRRRYFRVAPERWMAQINIHEKFRIMVNILNQVLAMRTGKENELTPGLKDVRDMYLYFETEIPRMFQRWEEIKKKRET